In archaeon BMS3Bbin15, the DNA window AGTATGAGCCTTAACATATTCATTCTGAGTAGGTATAATAACCATATCGGTTAAAAACAGCCCTTCCATGCCATTGAGATACTGCGCCATTTCAGTAATTACAGGGGCAGAAGTGCCTATGGGAGCAATAAGAGCAGTCTTCATATTTTCACTTCCTGTAAATCTTCACCCAGCCCAGAGGATAAGAAGGTTTACCATTTTCAAAGACGATTTTGCGGGTTTTGGGGAATTCATATGGATATGATTTTCCTCTTAGACTCCTTCTTACTTTCTCAAATACATTGGGATATCTCTTTAGTTTTAATCCTATGGTAGTAGCTAAATATCCTGAACCGTGACCTAATCTTAATAATGGAGAATCTTTTGTGTTTTTTGATTTAAGTTGCTCATAAAAATTCTTTAAGAAATCCATATGATACTTTTCTGCAAATTCTAACTCATGTTCTATCAAATCTGCTGAAAAAATGTAAACATCTTCTATTATTTTGTCCAGATTTATTAAACGTTCTTTCTCACCAAGTCTAAGGTCTTTGTATATATTTGGATTATAATGTTCACTTATTTCAACACCCAGATTTTCATTTACGTCGATTGTTTCATTAAATAGCGTTACTTCTCTCCCCCTACGTTTATACCATGTCACGCCACCCCCTCTCTCAACATTGGCGACTTTAATAGAATATACAGAAACGTTGCTTATAGTATTGGTGTCGGTTATCTGTAGAAATCTAAGAAAACTTGAATAAGAAGAAGGTTTTTTAGTTTTTCCAGAAAAAAAACTATCTACGAATTTCTGAATTTCCTTATCTCTCTGCCAGTATTTTAAGTCAAACATTTCAGAAATCCTATGGATATCTTTTTCCTCTATTAAATTGTAAAGAATAGCTGTTTTTATGCTACCTTTAATCGAAGAACCGGGTATAAATGCACCGCCATTTGTTTTTACATGCTCATTGATTTCAGGAGGGAAACCTGCTTTTAGATTGCAGGAGTAAAGTCTAATTTTGGATCTTTCAATGTTTTTACCTTTCAAAAAGCTTCCCAGCTG includes these proteins:
- a CDS encoding RAMP superfamily protein; this encodes MKFTISTLTPIHIGSGGKYSAAEFLVNGNQLYRVDINKLFGLLDERSKEEFIIQLEDPYFQLGSFLKGKNIERSKIRLYSCNLKAGFPPEINEHVKTNGGAFIPGSSIKGSIKTAILYNLIEEKDIHRISEMFDLKYWQRDKEIQKFVDSFFSGKTKKPSSYSSFLRFLQITDTNTISNVSVYSIKVANVERGGGVTWYKRRGREVTLFNETIDVNENLGVEISEHYNPNIYKDLRLGEKERLINLDKIIEDVYIFSADLIEHELEFAEKYHMDFLKNFYEQLKSKNTKDSPLLRLGHGSGYLATTIGLKLKRYPNVFEKVRRSLRGKSYPYEFPKTRKIVFENGKPSYPLGWVKIYRK